The following are from one region of the Fibrobacter sp. UWEL genome:
- the argJ gene encoding bifunctional glutamate N-acetyltransferase/amino-acid acetyltransferase ArgJ has product MYTVLEKGGVCSPKGFTASGICAGIKASGNADMALLKSEKAARCFAVFTTNKVKAAPVQYDKAALEHAHFATAVVVNSGNANACTGEQGLADAERMATLTEEALKLTPKSVLVCSTGVIGHLMPMDKIEAGIPRLVEGLHADASEEFGRAILTTDLALKSHAVEIQTEKGIVTIGGACKGSGMIHPNMATMLAFITTDLALPIDFFAEFRANIADSFNAITVDGDTSTNDTCIMLANGMSGIKYEDLTLSEQGEFRAALMLVMKELAKDIVRDGEGATKLIELSIEKAETHEEALKMARFIGTSNLAKCAMFGEDPNWGRILSSAGSSGCNMIAEHTDLFFGDVQVLDGGRPVILSKEKQDALHAVVRQREYKVTLVLNIGHASASAFTCDLSYDYVKINAEYTT; this is encoded by the coding sequence ATGTACACTGTGTTGGAAAAAGGCGGCGTTTGCTCTCCTAAGGGCTTTACCGCTTCCGGTATCTGTGCTGGCATCAAGGCTAGTGGCAATGCTGATATGGCTTTGCTCAAGAGCGAAAAGGCTGCACGTTGCTTTGCTGTATTTACCACCAATAAGGTGAAGGCTGCTCCGGTTCAGTACGATAAGGCTGCCCTGGAACACGCTCATTTTGCAACCGCTGTTGTGGTCAACAGTGGTAACGCAAACGCCTGTACGGGTGAACAGGGCCTGGCCGATGCAGAACGCATGGCTACCCTTACCGAAGAAGCCTTGAAGCTGACTCCCAAGAGTGTCCTGGTTTGCAGCACCGGTGTGATTGGCCACTTGATGCCTATGGACAAGATTGAAGCTGGTATTCCTCGCCTGGTGGAAGGCCTCCATGCAGATGCTTCCGAAGAATTTGGCCGTGCAATTCTTACTACCGACCTTGCTTTGAAGTCTCACGCTGTTGAAATCCAGACCGAAAAGGGTATTGTCACTATTGGTGGCGCCTGCAAGGGTAGTGGCATGATTCATCCCAACATGGCTACCATGCTGGCTTTCATTACCACTGACTTGGCTTTGCCCATTGACTTCTTTGCTGAATTCCGCGCTAACATCGCAGACTCCTTCAACGCAATTACCGTTGATGGCGATACCAGCACCAACGACACTTGCATCATGCTGGCAAACGGCATGAGTGGCATTAAGTACGAAGACTTGACCTTGTCTGAACAGGGTGAATTCCGCGCCGCCTTGATGCTCGTGATGAAGGAACTTGCTAAGGACATCGTCCGCGATGGTGAAGGTGCTACTAAGCTTATTGAGCTTTCCATCGAAAAGGCTGAAACTCACGAAGAAGCTCTGAAGATGGCTCGCTTCATTGGTACTAGTAACTTGGCCAAGTGCGCTATGTTCGGTGAAGATCCTAACTGGGGTCGTATCCTGAGTTCCGCTGGTTCCAGTGGCTGCAACATGATTGCTGAACATACGGACCTGTTCTTCGGTGACGTTCAGGTTCTGGATGGCGGTCGCCCGGTGATTCTTTCCAAGGAAAAGCAGGATGCTCTTCACGCTGTTGTTCGC